The following DNA comes from Synechococcus sp. CC9616.
CCACTGACGGAAATCAAGAATGCTCTCCGCCAGATCTGGCCCGTCACGCCTAGCCAGAGCAGCAGCTCCCGCATCAGGCCAGATCATCGTGAGGCAGCGTCCCCCGGCGATCAAGGACCGTGCCAAGCGGAACGCCACGGGCAGCAGACGCAGATTCTCAAACCGCAGCGATGCGCCCCAGCGCTTGCTGAGCCCCGAGCAAAGGGCTTCCTCAACCGCCTCCTGAAGCAGCGTTTCAGCGGTTGCCAGATCAGCTGGCAAGGGCTGCAAAGGAACCGAAGGGTTGGTCATGGAATGCGTTTCAAGCGGAGGAATCGACAGATGCCATCGCTTCTGCGAAACGCTCCTGAATCAATGCCAAATGATCATCTCCGATCCATCCACCCAACGTGAGGCGCAAACCTGATTGGCGACGGGAGGGATCAACCCCCATGGCCGTCAGCACAGAACTATCTGAACTCTGTCCGGAACTGCAGGCGCTGCCACTGCTCACGGCAATGCCACGGCGGGAGAGCTCACGCACCATGTGCCGTCCCGACAGAGGTTGACCCTCTCTGTTGGTGAGCAGGAGAGCAATGTGGTTCGGAAGACGATCGTCAGGGCAAGGACCGCACAACTCCACTCCAGGGAGTTGCAGCAAAGCGGAAAGCAAACGATCCCTCTGCAAACGAAGGCGCGAAGTTGCTCCTGGCGGTGCCGTGGTCTTGCTGGCATCGAAGGATGGCAACGGTTGCAATGCAGCCGCCAGACCAGCCAACAGAGCTACGGGTTCTGTGCCACTGCGAAAACCTTGCTCCTGTCCTCCTCCACCCTGCAGAGGGCGGAGCTCCACATGCTCCTGTTTCAACAGCAGACCAACACCACGCGGGCCCTGCAGCTTGTGAGCAGAGAGGCTCAGCAGATCGATCGGCAGTTGATGCCAGCTGATCCTGCCTTGGGGCAACAGTTGTGTTGCATCGGTGTGAAACAGGATTCCACGATTTCTGCAGGCCTCCCCGATCTCAACGACAGGCTGAATCGCACCCACTTCGCTCTGCCCCCAGATCACAGAGACCATCCGGGTGGGAGGTTCCAACAAACGCTCAAGCTGATCCAAGCGAATCACCCCTTCGTGATTCACAGGCCAGAGCTCCACAGACCATCCAAGAGATGTCAACTGTGCAGCGGCCGCTGTCACCGCCGGATGTTCCACAGCAGACATCACAAACCGGCCAGGTGAACGGTTGGAACAACAGCCCAGCAGTGCCAGGTGAACCGATTCCGTGGCCCCGGATGTACAGATCAGATCTGCGGTGCCGGCACCGAGATGCTGGGCAATGGATACTCGGGAACGTTCCAAGGTTTCTGCAGCCACAAGGCCGCTGCGATGCAGGCTGCTCGGATTCCCCCACGCCGATAGCTGAACCTGCTGAATCGCCTCAACCACTGATGGAAGCGGTGGGGTGGTTGCCGCTGCATCGAGGTAAATCTCAGCGGGTATCACGTTCAAAGCGGGCCCGCGTTCGCTGCTCGAGGGATTCGCTCGCGAGGTTCAGCATTGAATCCAGTGATGTGTTCTTGAGAAATTTCATCACCTTCTGCTGTGCTTCATCTTGCTCACAATCATCCTGCTGGGCACTGTCGCTGACGGAATCATCGATGTCCGGTGAGGTTTGTGGCTCTGCCTGGACCGAGTCGACAGAGACATTGGAGCTGATGGCGCCATTGCCTGGCATCAGATCAGGGCTCAGAACACCATCGAACACTGCTTCGGCAGGACCGGTCATCAACACAGGACCCTGTAAATCAGGCCAACTGATTTGAAGCGGACCACCTGGGAGCATCACCTCAGCGCTGTCGTCGCAAAGGCCAAGCAGGGATGCGGCGACCAGCGTGGCGCAGGCGCCGGTACCGCAAGCCAAAGTTGGGCCAGCACCCCGTTCCCAAACACGAATCTCTAATGAGCGAGAAGAGTGGATCTGGAGGAAGTGGACATTGGTTTTCGCTGGAAACAACGGATGTTGTTCAAGCTCATGCCCCCAGCGATCAAATGGGATGGACTGAAGATCCTGCACTGGCACAACCACATGGGGATTACCCATGCCAACGGCAGCAATCTCAAGTTCGTCGTCTCCGACGACAGCAGCCCCCTGAGGACATCCACGGGGCCCCATCTCCAACGTTGTTGGAATGTCACCCGGCTGAAGGAAGGGGGGGCCCATATCCACACAGAGTTGACCGTCGCTCTGCAGCTGGGGTCTGATCACGCCAGCCAGGGTCTCAATAGACCAGATGGTTCCAGGCGGATTGCCATCACTATCTGCGAGGTAACGAGCCAGGCAACGAATGCCGTT
Coding sequences within:
- a CDS encoding cysteine desulfurase family protein, coding for MIPAEIYLDAAATTPPLPSVVEAIQQVQLSAWGNPSSLHRSGLVAAETLERSRVSIAQHLGAGTADLICTSGATESVHLALLGCCSNRSPGRFVMSAVEHPAVTAAAAQLTSLGWSVELWPVNHEGVIRLDQLERLLEPPTRMVSVIWGQSEVGAIQPVVEIGEACRNRGILFHTDATQLLPQGRISWHQLPIDLLSLSAHKLQGPRGVGLLLKQEHVELRPLQGGGGQEQGFRSGTEPVALLAGLAAALQPLPSFDASKTTAPPGATSRLRLQRDRLLSALLQLPGVELCGPCPDDRLPNHIALLLTNREGQPLSGRHMVRELSRRGIAVSSGSACSSGQSSDSSVLTAMGVDPSRRQSGLRLTLGGWIGDDHLALIQERFAEAMASVDSSA
- the dapF gene encoding diaminopimelate epimerase is translated as MLHFSKYQGLGNDFLIVEGRSGQLPSSITQPDSDWVRLICDRRFGVGADGLILALPAEGEVDLRMRILNADGSEAEMCGNGIRCLARYLADSDGNPPGTIWSIETLAGVIRPQLQSDGQLCVDMGPPFLQPGDIPTTLEMGPRGCPQGAAVVGDDELEIAAVGMGNPHVVVPVQDLQSIPFDRWGHELEQHPLFPAKTNVHFLQIHSSRSLEIRVWERGAGPTLACGTGACATLVAASLLGLCDDSAEVMLPGGPLQISWPDLQGPVLMTGPAEAVFDGVLSPDLMPGNGAISSNVSVDSVQAEPQTSPDIDDSVSDSAQQDDCEQDEAQQKVMKFLKNTSLDSMLNLASESLEQRTRARFERDTR